GGGGAAATCGCTCAATTTGACCCCGAAATTGGTCATCATGACCCCAAAAGCTGCATTTTCAGAATCTACCGCTATGTAAGATTTTCAAAAGATAAATCACCTTACAAAACCCATTTTGGTGCTCATATCACACCGGCAGCCAAAAAATCTGACATACACACGCGGTCAGGCTACTACATACACATCGAAACCGGCAACCAAAGCATGCTCGCAGGTGGTGCATATTTGCCGCAGGGCGACTGGCTCAAAGGCATCAGGCAGGAAATTGATTACAATGGAGCTGATCTGGAAAAAATATTGCTCGAAAATAACTTTAAAGCTGTTTTTGGTGAAATCGAAGGCGAAAAACTTCAAAAAGTACCCAAAGATTTTGACCCTGCCCACCCTCAGGCAGAGCTTCTGAAAATGAAGAGTTTTCTGGCAACTCACCATGTCAATGATAGTGAGTTAAGCAGCCCCGATTTTCTGCAAAAAGCAGTTAACGTCTTTAAAACCCTCAAGCCATTGGGTGATTTTCTGAACAGAAATTAATATTCATTCCTCTTAAAACGAACAAGATTTCATTTTTAATAATAAATGTATGTACATATATTGTATTCGTATTTTTATTATATTTGAGGAACTTATTTCTAAAATGATTTGGTTTTAAGGTTTATATGATTGTTTTCTTACTAAAATACAAGAAGAAATAATTGAAAACTCTTTAAAATGAAAAGAAGAGGATTTGTAAAATCAATAGCCGCCGTAAGTAGTATGAGCACCTTGAGTTCTTTAAAAAGTTTGGCCGACACCCTACCTGAAAACGGCCACAAAATGCCCGTTTTATTTGTTGGTCACGGCAGCCCGATGAACGCCATCGAAAACAACGAATTTAGTCAATCGTGGAAAAAACTGGTTCAAAACATCCCTCAGCCCAAGGCCGTACTTTGTATTTCGGCTCATTGGCTTACAAGAGGAACCTTTGTGACGGCCTCACCCAGCCCCAAAACCATCCATGATTTTGGTGGTTTTCCCCGGGAACTTTTTGAAGTAGAATATCCTGCTCCCGGTATGCCTTTATTGGCAGCCGAAACCGCCAAACTCATCAAAGACACCAACGTAGGCATGGATCACGACTGGGGCTTTGACCACGGCAGCTGGAGTGTGGTAAAGCAGATGTACCCCAAGGCCAACATCCCGATGATACAGCTGAGTATTGATTTCTATAAACCCGGCGAATATCACTATGAACTCGGAAAAGCCCTTGCAGAATTGCGAAAAAAAGGTGTTTTGATACTCGGAAGTGGCAACATGGTGCATAATCTACGCATGATAAGCCTGCCACGAAACGCCAACCCGGCCAAAGGATTTAATGTAGAATATGGATTTGACTGGGCCATAGAGTTGAACGAAGTTTTCAAAAAACATATCAGCGACAAAAACCATAAGCCGCTATTCAATTATAAAACCTTGCACAAAAGTTCCGAATTGGCCATTCCGACTCCTGACCATTATTTCCCATTGCTCTATACATTGGGGCTCCAGGGTGCCAAAGACGAGACAAAGTTTTTTAACGATAAAGTTATAGCAGGCTCACTCACAATGACTTCAGTTATAATAGGATAAAACAAAAAACCTCAGCCCGAAAATCAGACTGAGGTTAATGGTTCCGGATTATTAATTATCTTTTAGTTTCTGCCTCCACGTCTGGCACCGCTTTCTGAAGAGCGACCGCTAGAAGAAGAAGAATTCCTTTGGGCTTTTTCTGCTCTTTGCGATCTCATCTCGCTGCTTCCTGACGAACGCGGACTAACAGAACTCTCTCTTTGTCCACTTCTGCCAGACTCCACTCTTCCACTGCCTGACGAACGGTCACTGTTGCTGTTGCCTCTTGAGCCTCCACCCCATGAAGGCGAGGATTCTCTTTGTCCGCTATTACTATTTCCCCTTGATCCACTACCAACCGATGGCGAAGAATCTCTTTGAGGTGAAGTGCGGGAGCTACCACGCTCATTGCGGCTACGGTTGTTCCAGTTGTCACTGTTACGGTTGTCACGGCCACGATTGTCGTTGGTCCAGTTGCGGCTGCGGCTCTCGTTCCAGTTTCTGTTTGCTTTATTGTTATTGTTCCATCCATTGTTTCTATGTCCCCAGGTGCTGCTATAGCTTCTGTTTGGGTGATAATAGAAATGATTTCTTGGATAGTAATATCTTGGAGCGTAACCTAAAGTGATACTCCCAAAGCCTCTTCTGTCAAAACGGTAAAAGTCATACGATCCACCAAAGTACCAGGGCAGATACCCTCTGTATATTCCTCCCGAATACCCATAATATCTGCGGTCAAGGTCTCTGAGTTCAACGCCCAGCTGACGGTTGAGCCATACCACATCTTCCCATATTTCGTCTTGTTCCCAGCTTGAGTACACGCCATCTGACTGATAGGCATATTCTTTTCTTTCAACATCTTCCAGGCGATTATAAAGGCGATTAGCCTCTCTTTGGGTCAGCAATCCATTGCTGATACCATCTGAGATACGCACCCGCACATCCCAACGCCAGTCAAAGTCCTCGTCGTAAAAATACCGGTCGGGACCATCGTAAGAATCATAATCGTCATAGTCATATTGGGCAAGGGCTACATTACCCATCACTATCATCGCCAAAACTGCCAGAACCTTTTTCATATCTTTAAAATTTTAGAATTTGCTATATAGATGCAAAAAGCCCGCTGATAGTTTCTTAACGAATTGTTAATGATAAAAATAAAGCCGAAAATAGTTATTTTTGACTAGTATTTGGGCAGCGGCCGGCCACGCTTTAGCGTGGACATCGCTCCACGCTAAGGCGTGGGAGCTCAAACAATTGCTTCGATCCCTGCTGCGGTTTGTTGATTTATTATAAAAATTCACATTCAATTCGTAAAAAATAGGAAAATCTCTTAAACAAAATAAATCATCCCTTCCAAAATCCTTCATTTTCCATTCCATTTCCATTCCTCACAATTCTTCACGACCTTTGTGGCCGATATGGCATTGTTAAAACTTCAGCTGACCAATTTCCGGAACTACGAAAACCAGTACTTTGAATTTTCGGAAGGGCTCAATTGCATTGTGGGCAAAAATGGCAGCGGAAAAACCAACCTCCTCGATGCTATTTATTTCCTGGCCGTTTGCAAAAGCTCCATCCATAATCTCGACTCCCTGAGCATCAGATTTGAAGAAGACTACACCATGGTCGAGGGTAAGTTTGAGAAAGAACTCATAGGTTTTTCGCTCCAAAAAGCAGGAAAGAAAGTCTTTTTTCTCGACAAAAAACCTTACGAAAAACTCTCTGACCATATCGGTAAAATACCGGTGGTGCTCATTACCCCCGACGACACTGACCTGATCAGAGACGGCTCCGAAACCCGTCGAAAGTTGTTTGATGGCATTCTGTCTCAGTTGCATTCCGAGTACCTCAAGGAATATCTCAAATACAACAAAGCACTTGACCAACGCAATTCTCTACTCAAGCAATTTGCTGAAAATCAATATTTTGATGGCGATTTGCTTTCTATTTATACCGAACAGTTGGTATCCTCAGGAAGCGTAATTCATGAATACCGGAAGAAATTCCTGAATGATTTCCTGCCACATTTTACGAGCAATTATGAAAATATTTCAGAAAATAAAGAAACCGTAAACATTGAATATATATCGGATTGGGATAAATGTGAACTATCCGATATTTTTGACAAAAACCTTAATACCGACCTGGCAGCCCAACGAACCACACGCGGGATTCATAAAGACGACTACGTGTTTTCGATGGATGGAATGCCTGTAAAAAAATTTGGCTCGCAAGGGCAGAAAAAGTCTTTCATTATGGCCATCAGAATGGCACAGTTTGAGATTACGGCAGCCGCAAAGGAAATGAAGCCCATCCTGCTCCTTGACGATATTTTTGACAAACTCGACGAAAAACGCATTGCCAAACTGATTGAAATGATTGAAGCCGGTAAATTCGGCCAGGTTTTCCTGACCGACGCCCGCCCCAAACGCACCCGCGAGCTGCTCAGCAAGGTCTCAGTAAACTTTTTGGAAATAGAATAAGGTTTAAAGCTCAAAAATTTTTTCCATCAAAATCCACTTTTCTCCCGGTTTGGCATGAGGAAGAGCTTGCTGGTAGTTCCACATCAATTGTTCCCACTCCTGCACTTTGGGGTTTTCGGCATCGGCCTTGCCTTTGGCCTCAAAACTAAAATCGTCTTGCGTTTGCATCAACATCAACATGCGGTTACCAGTACGGTAAATCTGCATAGAAACTATTCCTGAGTCGCTTATACTTTTCAGGATTTCTGGCCACACATTTTGGTGATAAGCCTCGTATTCTGCAATCAGTTTCAGATCATCTTTCAGATCACATGCCAGTATATAGGTTTTCATAAAATATTCATTTTCAATAAAAATTATAACAAAGCCCTGTCGAGATGAACATAACCCCCATCGACATGAATCAATTGCCCGGTAATATGACTCGCTCTGTTTGAAAGTAAAAATACAGCCATATTTGCGATTTCTTCGGGTGTAGTCATACGTTTTTCAAAAGGTATTCTTCTGTTTATATCTTCAAAGACCTCTTCCCGATTGGGAAATTTATTGAGCCATGCATCATACATCGGCGTGAAGCACTCCGCCACAATCACTGAGTTTACCCTGATTTTATATTTCAGCAATTCCACCGCCCATTCACGTGTGAGGGCATTGCGGGCACCATTGGCAGCAGCATAACCTGAAGTATCCCCCTGACCGGTTTCGGCAACTTTTGATGCTATATTCAGTATCGGACCTTTGGTCAATTTTAATGCCGGAAGGGCATAATGTGCCATCAAAAAATAGTGTACGGTATTAAGGTGATAGGAATTAACAAATTCTTCATAACTGCCATTTTCGAGACTTACACCATCGTTAAAACCAGCATTATTGACCAGTCCATGAATTACACCAAATTTCTCCAAAGTTGCATCTATGGCTTTTTTGCAATCCTCCGGCTTGGTAAGATCGGCCTCAACCGTAAATCCAAAACCTCCGGCAGCAACAATCTTTTCAAGTGCCAGCTCATTGTGTTCGGCATTATTTCCCACTATCACAGGAAAAGCACCCTCCAAAGCCAACTGTCTTGTGATACCTTCTCCTATTCCCCGGGCACCACCGGATACTATTATTACTTTTTCTTTTAGGTTGAGGTTCATTTATTTAAATTTTCGTAAATTTAAGTTAAAAAAAATATTCTATTACTTCAAAAATTTTCGTTTGATTAAATATCAAAAAGACAAAAAAGATTGATTTTGAGTAATTTCTGGCCTTGAAAAATTAGAATTATATTTGGAATAAGTGTTAAAAAACGCAAAAACATCCGCCTAATAATAAAAATTATAAAATATTGTATATAATTAACCAGTTTGTTTTATATTTTTGCATTAAAATAAGATTTAAGAGTTCACCCTTTAATAAGGTGATTTATCATAGGTTAAAGTATTTTCGTCTTGGAAAGGCATTTGGGACTCCCGGATGTCTTTTTTGTTTACTTCATTAACACTTTGAGAACTAAATTATTAAATTTGCATCTGATTTAAGTATTCATAATGTCGAAATTCTTTATTTACGGCTTATTGATTTTGGTAAATTTTGCTTGTTCGAATAAGATTACTACTTCGAAATCAGGCAATAAGGAAACTCCTGTTACTGAGTATTCAGAGGACTTGACGGTTTTCAGACCAAAATATAATTCATCAGAAACCTCACCAAAAGAAAATACTACCAGCTCAAAAATCAAAAATAACGATCAGAAAACTACTAATAATTTCAATGATCAAAATGCCGAAGCCGAAAAGGTTTTAAACGAAATAATTGAGAATAATAAAAAAAATATTTCGGGTCGGGGATTCAGAATACAGGTTTTTTCAGGTAATAACAAAGAAGATTTTGAAAACGCCAAAAGCTTTTTGTTGAGAAATTTTGAGGAATTGGAGATTTATGAAAGCTATAGCCAGCCTACTTATCTGATAAAAGTTGGAGATTTTATACAGTATTCCGACGCTGAGAGATATCAAAAAGATTTAAAAGGAAGGTTTAATACTACCAGAATAGTTGGTGATAAAATTAATTTAAAAAAAGCACTTAATATTAAATGAAAAAAGCCTTGATTACCGGTGTAACCGGACAAGATGGAGCCTATTTGGCTCAATTATTATTAGACAAAGGATACGAAGTTCACGGAATAAAAAGAAGGGCTTCGCTTTTCAATACCGACAGAATTGACCATTTATATGCCGATCCACATGAAAGCAATGTAAGGTTCAAACTACATTACGGTGACCTTAGTGACTCAACCAACATCATCAGGATAATTCAGGAAGTGCAACCAGACGAAATATTTAATCTGGGTGCTATGTCGCATGTTAAAGTAAGTTTTGACGAGCCGGAATATACCGCCAATGTTGATGGAATAGGCACTTTGAGGATACTTGAAGCTGTAAGGCTTTTAGGTCTTACTGAAAAATGCCGCATTTATCAGGCTTCGACCTCAGAGCTTTATGGTTTGGTGCAGGAAGTGCCCCAATCTGAAAAAACGCCGTTTTATCCAAGGTCACCCTATGCTGTAGCGAAACTTTACGGATATTGGATTACAGTAAACTATCGGGAAGCTTACAATATGTATGCATGTAATGGTATTTTATTTAATCACGAATCTCCCCTGAGAGGCGAAACCTTCGTAACTCGTAAAATCACAAGGGGAGTTTCGCAGATTGCACTTGGCCAGGAGCAATGCCTTTACATGGGAAATATTGATGCCAAACGCGACTGGGGTCATGCCAAAGACTATGTTGAAGCCATGTGGTTGATTCTGCAACAGGAAAAACCCGAAGACTATGTGATTGCGACGGGTATTACTACTACCGTTCGTGATTTTATTCTGATGGCTTTCAATGAAGTTGGTATTGAAATCGAATTCAAAGGAACTGCCGAAAATGAGGCCGCTTTTGTAGTTGCATGTAAAAATCCTGATTATCAGATACCAGTAGGTCAGAAAGTATTGGCGATTGACCCGGTTTATTATCGGCCAACTGAAGTGGAGCTTTTGATTGGGGATCCAACCAAAGCCCAGACCAAGCTAAACTGGAAACCAAAATATGACCTGAAAGCATTGGTAGAGGAAATGATGGATTCAGACTTGAGATATTTTAAAGACAAACCAAAATTTAACAAAGCCGGTTTGCCTGTTTGAAATTAAAAATCATCTGGATTTAACCCGACGTAAAAAATATAGAATAATAAAAAAATCGCTGGTATGGTATTGCCGATTGTGGCCTATGGGGCTCAGGTTTTAAGAAAAGTATGTGAAAACATAAAACCCGGACAAATAGATGTAAAGAAGTTGTCTGACGACATGTTTGAGACCATGTATGCGGCTTCGGGTGTTGGTCTGGCTGGCCCTCAGGTAGGGTTGGCATTGAGGATTTTTGTGGTAGATGGCGAAATAATGAACAGTGGTGCTGAAACCGAAGAAGATATTGACCAGACTTTAGTTGGATTTAAGAAGACCTTTGTGAACGCACAAATTTTGGAAGAAACAGGTGAAAAATGGCCTTATGAGGAAGGTTGCCTGAGCATTCCGGGTATCAGGGCTGATGTGTCGCGGCCTGAAAGTCTTACCATTAAATACATGGATACTGATTTCAATGAATATACCGAAACCTACACAGGGATGGCTGCACGTATCATTCAGCATGAGTATGACCATATCCAGGGGGTACTTTTCATCGACTATCTGGCACCGCTCAAAAAACAAATGCTCAAGAAAAGACTTGGAAATATTCAAAAAGGAATTGTGGATGCTGATTACCGGATGAAATTTGCATGATATGATACCAAACCTCAATGTGAGCCTAGTTCAATCTGATT
The sequence above is a segment of the Cytophagaceae bacterium genome. Coding sequences within it:
- the recF gene encoding DNA replication and repair protein RecF (All proteins in this family for which functions are known are DNA-binding proteins that assist the filamentation of RecA onto DNA for the initiation of recombination or recombinational repair.): MALLKLQLTNFRNYENQYFEFSEGLNCIVGKNGSGKTNLLDAIYFLAVCKSSIHNLDSLSIRFEEDYTMVEGKFEKELIGFSLQKAGKKVFFLDKKPYEKLSDHIGKIPVVLITPDDTDLIRDGSETRRKLFDGILSQLHSEYLKEYLKYNKALDQRNSLLKQFAENQYFDGDLLSIYTEQLVSSGSVIHEYRKKFLNDFLPHFTSNYENISENKETVNIEYISDWDKCELSDIFDKNLNTDLAAQRTTRGIHKDDYVFSMDGMPVKKFGSQGQKKSFIMAIRMAQFEITAAAKEMKPILLLDDIFDKLDEKRIAKLIEMIEAGKFGQVFLTDARPKRTRELLSKVSVNFLEIE
- the ygiD gene encoding 4,5-DOPA dioxygenase extradiol; this translates as MSTLSSLKSLADTLPENGHKMPVLFVGHGSPMNAIENNEFSQSWKKLVQNIPQPKAVLCISAHWLTRGTFVTASPSPKTIHDFGGFPRELFEVEYPAPGMPLLAAETAKLIKDTNVGMDHDWGFDHGSWSVVKQMYPKANIPMIQLSIDFYKPGEYHYELGKALAELRKKGVLILGSGNMVHNLRMISLPRNANPAKGFNVEYGFDWAIELNEVFKKHISDKNHKPLFNYKTLHKSSELAIPTPDHYFPLLYTLGLQGAKDETKFFNDKVIAGSLTMTSVIIG
- a CDS encoding L-rhamnose mutarotase, producing MKTYILACDLKDDLKLIAEYEAYHQNVWPEILKSISDSGIVSMQIYRTGNRMLMLMQTQDDFSFEAKGKADAENPKVQEWEQLMWNYQQALPHAKPGEKWILMEKIFEL
- a CDS encoding peptide deformylase; this translates as MVLPIVAYGAQVLRKVCENIKPGQIDVKKLSDDMFETMYAASGVGLAGPQVGLALRIFVVDGEIMNSGAETEEDIDQTLVGFKKTFVNAQILEETGEKWPYEEGCLSIPGIRADVSRPESLTIKYMDTDFNEYTETYTGMAARIIQHEYDHIQGVLFIDYLAPLKKQMLKKRLGNIQKGIVDADYRMKFA
- the gmd gene encoding GDP-mannose 4,6-dehydratase, whose protein sequence is MKKALITGVTGQDGAYLAQLLLDKGYEVHGIKRRASLFNTDRIDHLYADPHESNVRFKLHYGDLSDSTNIIRIIQEVQPDEIFNLGAMSHVKVSFDEPEYTANVDGIGTLRILEAVRLLGLTEKCRIYQASTSELYGLVQEVPQSEKTPFYPRSPYAVAKLYGYWITVNYREAYNMYACNGILFNHESPLRGETFVTRKITRGVSQIALGQEQCLYMGNIDAKRDWGHAKDYVEAMWLILQQEKPEDYVIATGITTTVRDFILMAFNEVGIEIEFKGTAENEAAFVVACKNPDYQIPVGQKVLAIDPVYYRPTEVELLIGDPTKAQTKLNWKPKYDLKALVEEMMDSDLRYFKDKPKFNKAGLPV
- a CDS encoding DUF2461 domain-containing protein, with amino-acid sequence MVISPEIIDFLNQLKQNNNKEWFTANKSLYEKAKADFEVFIKDLFGEIAQFDPEIGHHDPKSCIFRIYRYVRFSKDKSPYKTHFGAHITPAAKKSDIHTRSGYYIHIETGNQSMLAGGAYLPQGDWLKGIRQEIDYNGADLEKILLENNFKAVFGEIEGEKLQKVPKDFDPAHPQAELLKMKSFLATHHVNDSELSSPDFLQKAVNVFKTLKPLGDFLNRN
- a CDS encoding SPOR domain-containing protein produces the protein MSKFFIYGLLILVNFACSNKITTSKSGNKETPVTEYSEDLTVFRPKYNSSETSPKENTTSSKIKNNDQKTTNNFNDQNAEAEKVLNEIIENNKKNISGRGFRIQVFSGNNKEDFENAKSFLLRNFEELEIYESYSQPTYLIKVGDFIQYSDAERYQKDLKGRFNTTRIVGDKINLKKALNIK
- a CDS encoding SDR family oxidoreductase, which gives rise to MNLNLKEKVIIVSGGARGIGEGITRQLALEGAFPVIVGNNAEHNELALEKIVAAGGFGFTVEADLTKPEDCKKAIDATLEKFGVIHGLVNNAGFNDGVSLENGSYEEFVNSYHLNTVHYFLMAHYALPALKLTKGPILNIASKVAETGQGDTSGYAAANGARNALTREWAVELLKYKIRVNSVIVAECFTPMYDAWLNKFPNREEVFEDINRRIPFEKRMTTPEEIANMAVFLLSNRASHITGQLIHVDGGYVHLDRALL